The Desulfoscipio gibsoniae DSM 7213 genome contains a region encoding:
- a CDS encoding alpha-amylase family glycosyl hydrolase, with translation MHHRVKIHYDNKNGFLEPIMWVWVSDGATLEREVAPSGSDDFGVYYDLSYNRSSFNFIFKDGQGEDVPWEEDKFNRSFHAHLGEEIWSMSDRHNIYNVRPASPVGNIKDYYRRISHLVPKGNFYLPETDVSGLGMTSMLGANTLTDGTVVFGFFHPRAARVYLVGNFNDWQCPAHPLPQPDKFIPMDLYQGYYYQPNIWLARISPDTDSPIEYKFYIQGGTVENERYVTDPYTRLFSDDYKYRNAVVVDPTKFKWTDQEWRTPDIKDLILYELNVYGFTDNDPEIPEDMQGTFKGVTHRIKNGYFDKLGITALALMPTAEVPMKQGLGYEPCTFMAVEKDFGTPDDFREMINEAHRHGLAVLMDQVFNHTSNDFNPLWNLIDDGSGDGGFYFAGKTMWGNKVATGKDEVDNMLIDSCKLFIKEYHIDGFRFDATHSYFLNHKLLHRLAHEIKDKGFKLDAILIAENLPNEKDLNIEGYNGYAQWSNLFHDKVKALLREGVFEGVDNGTDNLGSMIYFSKDRFAAHTNNVINYCESHDENSVQFEVATGGEYLQDPKIKERKARLGLMTTMVALGQPMIYMGQEYGVERERNRIKVRWSKYADDNNSFYQWAKALINLRKRYEALRLSGYNPIDEGKFNWLVGPWMSDNKGGKKRVIGWKTNSGNASQQLLVMLNFEGHDVPVDVHFDPGRWIKLGDIDHIDDLPPVGNKDPLDADSIIISDNMPAQHFVLPPYSGFIYKYQQA, from the coding sequence ATGCACCACAGGGTTAAAATTCATTACGATAACAAAAACGGTTTCTTGGAGCCGATTATGTGGGTGTGGGTAAGTGACGGGGCTACTTTGGAAAGGGAAGTGGCTCCCAGCGGCAGTGATGATTTTGGGGTTTATTATGACCTGTCCTATAACCGCAGCAGTTTCAACTTTATATTTAAGGACGGCCAAGGGGAGGACGTTCCATGGGAAGAGGACAAATTTAACAGATCATTTCACGCGCATCTGGGGGAAGAAATCTGGTCCATGTCGGACAGACACAATATTTATAATGTTCGACCTGCATCCCCAGTGGGTAATATTAAAGATTATTACCGCCGAATCAGCCACCTTGTCCCAAAAGGAAATTTTTATCTTCCCGAAACTGACGTTTCCGGTCTTGGTATGACCTCAATGCTGGGAGCGAATACATTGACGGATGGGACTGTTGTTTTCGGCTTTTTTCATCCTCGTGCGGCAAGAGTCTACCTGGTTGGTAATTTTAACGATTGGCAGTGCCCCGCGCATCCTCTACCGCAGCCGGATAAATTTATTCCTATGGATCTCTATCAGGGTTATTACTACCAACCCAATATTTGGCTGGCCAGAATTAGTCCTGATACGGATTCCCCTATTGAATATAAGTTTTATATCCAGGGCGGTACGGTTGAAAATGAACGTTATGTAACCGACCCCTATACAAGGTTGTTTAGTGATGATTATAAATATCGCAATGCCGTGGTGGTAGACCCGACGAAATTTAAGTGGACCGATCAGGAATGGAGAACTCCGGATATTAAGGACTTGATTCTTTATGAATTAAATGTTTATGGTTTTACTGATAACGATCCCGAAATACCCGAAGATATGCAGGGAACATTTAAGGGAGTAACCCACCGTATCAAGAACGGCTATTTTGATAAGCTGGGTATAACCGCGCTGGCACTCATGCCTACGGCAGAAGTGCCGATGAAGCAAGGACTTGGTTACGAGCCATGCACCTTCATGGCTGTGGAAAAAGACTTTGGTACTCCCGATGATTTTAGGGAAATGATTAATGAAGCACACCGGCACGGCCTTGCCGTACTTATGGACCAGGTTTTCAATCATACCTCTAACGACTTTAATCCTTTATGGAACCTCATTGACGATGGGTCCGGTGATGGCGGCTTTTATTTTGCCGGTAAGACAATGTGGGGCAATAAAGTGGCCACGGGAAAAGACGAAGTGGATAACATGCTCATTGATTCCTGTAAACTGTTTATTAAGGAATACCATATTGACGGTTTTCGGTTTGATGCCACCCACAGCTATTTTTTAAATCATAAATTGCTGCACCGGTTGGCCCACGAAATTAAGGATAAGGGTTTCAAACTTGATGCTATTCTGATTGCTGAAAACTTACCCAATGAAAAAGACCTAAACATAGAAGGATATAACGGCTATGCCCAATGGTCCAATCTTTTTCATGATAAAGTAAAGGCTTTGCTGCGCGAGGGGGTATTCGAGGGGGTAGATAATGGAACGGATAACCTGGGCAGCATGATTTATTTCAGCAAAGACAGATTCGCAGCCCATACCAACAATGTTATTAATTATTGCGAAAGCCATGACGAAAACAGCGTTCAGTTTGAGGTGGCCACCGGCGGTGAATATTTGCAGGACCCCAAAATTAAAGAAAGAAAAGCCCGCCTGGGGCTAATGACCACCATGGTAGCCCTGGGACAGCCAATGATCTATATGGGGCAGGAATATGGCGTTGAGAGGGAGAGGAATAGGATTAAAGTAAGGTGGAGTAAGTATGCCGATGACAACAATAGCTTTTACCAGTGGGCGAAGGCTCTGATCAATCTTAGAAAAAGGTATGAAGCGCTAAGGCTTAGCGGTTATAATCCCATCGATGAAGGTAAATTTAACTGGCTGGTAGGCCCTTGGATGAGCGACAACAAGGGCGGCAAAAAAAGGGTTATTGGGTGGAAAACCAACAGCGGCAATGCTTCCCAACAATTGCTGGTTATGCTTAACTTTGAAGGGCACGATGTTCCCGTGGATGTTCATTTTGACCCGGGGCGGTGGATTAAACTGGGTGACATTGATCACATTGACGACCTACCGCCTGTTGGTAACAAAGATCCATTGGACGCAGACAGCATTATAATCAGCGATAACATGCCGGCACAGCACTTTGTGCTGCCTCCTTACAGCGGATTTATCTATAAATACCAGCAGGCCTGA
- the ablB gene encoding putative beta-lysine N-acetyltransferase, which yields MERLVTHEATERACCSCNRGEYVNEKIIENDNDGNYIEILIDHTNERLKVLDYTVHDWKKVLCYLEEAASMNRSGKIIFYVRGTEDIALNNHGYVLEGVIPAFFQGEDALCYSRFANPERSYSLNCEQEEELLKKIQKEKNPESINELPEGYTARKICNEHVNELVELYRNTFSSYPSPLLDIEYVHNVMQTHVTFYGVFVGDILVSAASAEVDHRNRNSEITDCATLPEHRGKGLLSNLIMLLEKEMWVQKIAALYSLARAGSYGMNAALCRLGYEYKGRFINNCHIGGRYEDMNLWVKNIKI from the coding sequence ATGGAAAGACTGGTTACACATGAAGCCACGGAACGAGCCTGCTGCAGCTGTAACAGGGGGGAGTACGTTAATGAAAAGATTATAGAAAATGATAATGATGGTAATTATATTGAAATTTTAATTGATCATACCAATGAACGCTTAAAGGTTTTAGATTATACGGTGCATGATTGGAAAAAGGTGCTATGTTATCTCGAAGAGGCTGCCTCTATGAATCGATCGGGTAAAATTATATTTTACGTTCGGGGTACAGAAGATATTGCGTTAAACAATCATGGTTATGTCCTGGAGGGAGTCATTCCGGCTTTTTTCCAGGGAGAAGATGCATTATGTTATTCCCGTTTCGCTAATCCCGAACGCTCCTATAGTTTGAACTGCGAACAGGAGGAAGAGTTATTAAAAAAAATTCAGAAGGAAAAAAATCCGGAAAGCATCAATGAATTGCCAGAAGGCTATACTGCCCGAAAAATTTGTAATGAACATGTTAATGAATTGGTGGAATTGTATAGGAATACATTTAGTAGTTATCCCAGTCCTTTGCTTGATATTGAGTATGTACATAATGTAATGCAGACTCATGTTACCTTTTACGGGGTGTTTGTTGGTGATATTTTGGTCAGCGCAGCTTCCGCGGAAGTAGATCATCGAAACCGCAACTCTGAGATCACTGACTGTGCCACATTGCCGGAGCACAGGGGAAAAGGACTGCTAAGCAACTTAATAATGCTGCTGGAAAAAGAGATGTGGGTCCAAAAAATCGCTGCCTTATATAGTCTTGCCCGGGCCGGGTCTTATGGAATGAATGCTGCCCTGTGTCGGCTTGGTTATGAGTATAAGGGGAGATTTATTAACAACTGTCATATTGGCGGACGCTATGAAGATATGAATCTCTGGGTAAAGAATATAAAGATATAG
- the ablA gene encoding lysine 2,3-aminomutase, translating to MQRDYREIPLWENVSLKDWQDWRWQITNRITSLDELEQVVHLQPDEREGIKRSLSTLRMAITPYYASLMDPDDPDCPVRKQAVPLSMEMQDGEHEMEDPLHEDVDSPVPGITHRYPDRVLLLITDQCSMYCRHCTRRRFAGVHDQQRPMRKLEDALNYIRQTPVIRDVLLSGGDSLCINDDHLEFLLKSLRQIDHVEIIRIGTRTPVVMPQRITENLCRIIKKYHPVWLNTHFNHPQEITPEARDACACLADIGVPLGNQTVLLRGVNDCPYVIKDLMHQLLKMRVRPYYLYQCDISSGIEHFRTSIAKGIEIIELLRGHTSGLAVPTYVIDAPGGGGKIPVAPQYLISQSEEKVLLRNYEGVVCAYPEPSEKGKSCVDCDNCERLRKIDPIGLEKLFAGNKISLIPKGNIREKRRLQHIKGCN from the coding sequence ATGCAGCGGGATTACAGAGAAATACCTCTTTGGGAAAATGTCAGCCTTAAGGATTGGCAGGATTGGCGTTGGCAAATAACAAACCGTATAACATCCTTAGATGAACTGGAACAAGTAGTTCACCTCCAACCGGATGAAAGGGAAGGCATCAAACGCTCCCTGTCTACCCTTCGCATGGCCATTACTCCTTATTATGCCTCGCTAATGGACCCGGATGATCCGGACTGCCCCGTGAGGAAACAAGCGGTACCGCTGTCCATGGAGATGCAGGATGGAGAACATGAGATGGAAGACCCCTTGCACGAAGATGTAGATTCTCCGGTGCCGGGCATTACCCATCGCTATCCTGACCGGGTACTGCTGCTTATTACAGACCAGTGCTCCATGTATTGCCGTCATTGCACGCGAAGACGTTTTGCAGGCGTCCACGACCAACAGCGCCCCATGCGGAAGTTGGAGGACGCGTTGAATTATATCCGGCAAACTCCGGTGATCCGGGATGTACTGCTTTCAGGGGGAGACAGCCTTTGTATTAATGACGATCACCTGGAATTTTTATTGAAAAGCCTGCGGCAGATTGATCACGTGGAAATTATTCGCATTGGAACGCGTACGCCGGTAGTAATGCCGCAGCGTATTACAGAGAATCTTTGTAGAATAATTAAGAAATACCATCCTGTTTGGCTGAATACTCATTTTAATCATCCACAAGAAATCACCCCCGAGGCGAGGGACGCTTGCGCATGTTTGGCGGATATAGGTGTACCTTTGGGTAACCAAACTGTTTTACTGAGAGGAGTAAACGACTGCCCCTATGTCATCAAAGATTTGATGCATCAACTTTTGAAAATGCGCGTACGGCCTTATTACTTGTACCAGTGTGATATATCCTCCGGGATTGAACATTTCCGCACCTCGATAGCCAAGGGGATAGAAATCATAGAACTTTTACGCGGGCATACATCCGGCCTGGCAGTGCCGACCTATGTAATTGACGCTCCCGGTGGAGGCGGTAAAATTCCGGTTGCTCCGCAGTATTTGATCTCCCAGTCAGAGGAAAAGGTTTTGCTCCGGAATTACGAAGGGGTGGTCTGTGCTTATCCGGAACCGTCTGAGAAGGGTAAATCCTGCGTGGATTGTGACAATTGTGAACGTTTAAGGAAAATTGACCCAATTGGACTGGAAAAATTGTTTGCCGGTAACAAAATAAGTTTGATACCTAAGGGAAATATCAGAGAAAAGCGCCGTCTTCAGCATATTAAAGGATGCAACTGA